One genomic region from Natrinema caseinilyticum encodes:
- the pheT gene encoding phenylalanine--tRNA ligase subunit beta, which produces MPTVDIDPDELRELTGHDEKSDDELKEDLFGLGLEFEGRTEAGAFELEFAPDRLDRLSVEGVARSMRYQYGDSRGIHVPSPNKSGWTIEVDESVPGERPYVTGAVIRDIDLDEDGLDSLIQLQEKLHATMGRKRAKGAIGIHDLTMLRGSPATEGNPTIEYVGVEPDGDRFVPLDSDEEMTPGEVLERHQTGQTYADLVSGYERYPAIYDDLGLFSFPPVINGRRTEVSTDSRDLFVEMTGTDQWTIDKMLTIVCYALAARGATIEEVTIEYPDSESANADSDGSRTNSGGREIVRPDLSTKTKTVAHDRIETILGIGLDPDEVIDLAERSGLEAEKAEADDGALVYEVTIPPYRVDVLHPLDVIDDLGRAYGFNELEPRYPDVGTVGGRHERSRLENAARTQLVGLGFEDLLNFHMISEAENYDRLDLEPGEDVYGAGEPATIKEPYSEDFTMLRTWVLPSLLMVLERNTHRAYPQNLTEIGFTAERDEAENTGVSEGRRVGAVLASHEAGYEDAKARLQALARDFGVELETPPADHPTFISGRTAAVVIDGEEVGVIGEVHPKVLVEHDLEVPVSAFEFDLEALR; this is translated from the coding sequence CTCGGCCTCGAGTTCGAGGGGCGGACCGAAGCGGGCGCGTTCGAACTCGAGTTCGCGCCCGATAGGCTCGATCGGCTCTCCGTCGAGGGGGTCGCCAGATCGATGCGGTATCAGTACGGCGACTCGCGGGGGATTCACGTCCCCTCCCCGAACAAATCGGGGTGGACGATCGAAGTCGACGAGTCGGTGCCCGGCGAGCGCCCGTACGTCACGGGAGCGGTGATCCGCGACATCGATCTCGACGAGGACGGACTGGACTCGCTCATCCAACTTCAAGAGAAGCTCCACGCGACGATGGGGCGAAAGCGCGCGAAGGGTGCGATCGGGATCCACGACCTGACGATGCTCAGGGGGAGCCCCGCTACCGAAGGGAACCCGACCATCGAGTACGTCGGCGTCGAACCCGACGGGGACCGATTCGTCCCGCTCGATTCGGACGAGGAAATGACGCCGGGAGAGGTGCTCGAGCGACACCAGACGGGACAGACGTACGCCGATCTCGTCAGCGGTTACGAGCGGTATCCGGCTATCTACGACGATCTCGGGCTGTTCTCGTTCCCGCCGGTGATCAACGGCCGACGCACCGAGGTGTCGACGGACTCGCGTGATCTCTTCGTCGAGATGACCGGCACCGACCAGTGGACGATCGACAAAATGCTCACCATCGTCTGCTACGCGCTCGCGGCACGGGGTGCTACGATCGAGGAGGTCACGATCGAGTATCCGGATAGCGAGTCCGCGAACGCGGACTCGGACGGGAGCCGGACGAACTCCGGCGGACGCGAAATAGTACGTCCGGATCTCTCGACGAAGACCAAGACGGTCGCTCACGACCGCATCGAGACCATCCTCGGAATCGGACTCGATCCCGACGAGGTGATCGACCTCGCCGAGCGCTCGGGCCTCGAAGCGGAGAAAGCGGAGGCCGACGACGGAGCACTCGTCTACGAGGTGACGATACCGCCGTATCGCGTCGACGTCCTCCACCCGCTCGACGTCATCGACGACCTCGGTCGGGCATACGGCTTCAACGAGCTCGAGCCGCGCTATCCCGACGTCGGGACCGTCGGCGGCCGCCACGAGCGCTCCCGCCTCGAGAACGCCGCCCGCACCCAACTGGTCGGGCTGGGCTTCGAAGACCTGCTGAACTTCCACATGATCAGCGAGGCGGAAAATTACGACCGGCTCGACCTCGAGCCGGGAGAGGACGTCTACGGGGCCGGCGAGCCCGCGACGATCAAAGAGCCCTACAGCGAGGACTTCACGATGCTTCGGACGTGGGTCCTGCCCTCGCTTCTGATGGTCTTAGAGCGGAACACGCACCGGGCCTATCCGCAAAACCTGACGGAAATCGGCTTCACCGCCGAGAGAGACGAGGCCGAGAACACCGGCGTCTCGGAGGGACGACGCGTCGGTGCCGTCCTCGCGAGCCACGAGGCCGGCTACGAGGACGCCAAGGCACGACTGCAAGCGCTGGCCCGCGACTTCGGCGTCGAACTCGAGACGCCGCCGGCCGACCACCCGACCTTCATTTCGGGTCGAACGGCCGCCGTCGTCATCGACGGCGAGGAGGTCGGCGTGATCGGTGAAGTTCACCCGAAAGTGCTCGTCGAACACGATCTCGAAGTGCCGGTCTCGGCGTTCGAGTTCGACCTCGAGGCGCTGCGATAG
- a CDS encoding M14 family zinc carboxypeptidase, with the protein MSNGNYNSARSRVDPRFTDSSADIDGSADAFADGVIDRRTFLTLAATTGASLTLPGAATADVHGEPTTDEYEFVVNHTPDEYEAATIIEFADQDALATFADEYVSDPDPDLSRAPKAVTRNSPAPAAHARLTAAEAADVLEQDGIERVDFSPGANPWWTLESPYEDRVFPPVEDARNYVAYEELVQGLDHLESTHPDRVRVRSVGESPGWENRFTGEDPDSQPVYVAEVTANVRDEESFTEKEKVIYSLSIHGDERAGAETGCRLVEDIATGRADDFEPLLDDIAVLFLFANPDGWIARKPQTPIPWVETHDTNFQRGNASVFDGQPVDTNRQYPTIGWIDPSFRPAEPNGAPDEFAELVPDALGIVDHFREYDNAAFFCDYHGMYTSDQMVFNLESNAPFDHGEAHDLDRINVSIAEGMRAHWGGIGAIEDDIATAVEEMYDWVDDGDEAVPDGESYDGLFDWGTTYDSINYQITGGLADWAGQPESFGGLGTIAVSPEVILSNHLVAAQKEWKPYSSRHYVTAYRISMRTCAEMIARETNATVATGGRDTAYVTADALTRSSADLPHTDEQPVRASDTGADSATEVRRTHDVVRPGPTGPSRVGANAVDTTHSLFVHFAGVRRATDGTVRVTDPNGSVVREIDLAAKADPIDSTARKHDLEDVFVRRPQAGRWDIEVDCDVDVHVGTTMIDVDGDVPDPEAVLGYEQREYTVNPMQFFADLEPFLEDGDVTGMNVFQIVAGRLFWGDATACRYDTLVISHDVCLDHPAYVSAIEAFVELGGDLVLTDAGVNVLGELDVGDAASIEPDDVHDVEMLFAVLEDRDLDHPLLAGIRPRQQEIWKGSQLGYTTGIDQPATIVDHDAFTAAGGSVAGSLLGWTFDDGEPVPTGSGVGAGTLSAGDSEITVLGSALPPAQQTELHPFGMADYALSCMGHTLVCNALGFEQRRSDADGELVRTDGESR; encoded by the coding sequence ATGTCCAATGGAAATTACAACTCGGCCCGATCACGGGTCGATCCTCGTTTTACCGACTCGAGCGCCGATATCGACGGATCGGCCGACGCGTTCGCAGACGGCGTCATCGATCGGCGAACGTTTTTGACCCTCGCTGCGACGACGGGGGCCTCACTCACGCTTCCCGGAGCCGCCACCGCCGACGTCCACGGCGAGCCGACGACCGACGAGTACGAGTTCGTCGTCAATCACACGCCGGACGAGTACGAGGCGGCGACGATCATCGAGTTCGCTGACCAGGATGCGCTCGCGACGTTTGCGGACGAGTACGTGTCGGACCCCGATCCCGATCTCTCCCGGGCACCGAAAGCGGTCACCCGAAACTCGCCCGCACCCGCAGCGCACGCCCGCCTCACGGCCGCGGAGGCCGCTGACGTCCTCGAACAGGACGGCATCGAGCGAGTCGACTTCTCACCCGGCGCAAACCCGTGGTGGACGCTCGAGTCGCCCTACGAAGACCGCGTCTTTCCTCCCGTCGAGGACGCACGTAACTACGTCGCGTACGAGGAACTCGTCCAGGGACTCGATCACCTGGAATCCACCCATCCCGATCGCGTGCGTGTCCGATCGGTCGGCGAGTCACCGGGTTGGGAGAATCGGTTCACGGGCGAGGATCCCGATTCGCAACCCGTCTACGTGGCCGAGGTGACGGCGAACGTACGGGACGAGGAGTCGTTCACCGAGAAGGAGAAGGTGATCTATTCCCTCTCGATTCACGGCGACGAACGGGCCGGGGCGGAAACCGGGTGTCGACTCGTCGAGGACATCGCAACGGGCCGAGCGGACGACTTCGAGCCCCTGCTCGACGACATCGCCGTCCTGTTTTTGTTCGCCAACCCCGATGGCTGGATCGCGCGGAAGCCACAAACCCCGATCCCGTGGGTCGAGACTCACGACACGAACTTCCAGCGCGGCAACGCGAGCGTCTTCGACGGACAGCCCGTGGATACCAACCGCCAGTATCCGACGATCGGGTGGATCGACCCCAGCTTTCGGCCGGCCGAACCGAACGGTGCACCCGACGAGTTCGCGGAACTCGTACCCGACGCGCTCGGGATCGTCGACCACTTCCGCGAGTACGACAACGCGGCGTTCTTCTGTGACTACCACGGCATGTACACCTCGGATCAGATGGTCTTCAACCTCGAGTCGAACGCGCCGTTCGATCACGGGGAGGCCCACGATCTCGACCGTATCAACGTCTCCATCGCCGAGGGTATGCGGGCTCACTGGGGCGGTATCGGTGCGATCGAAGACGACATCGCCACCGCCGTCGAGGAAATGTACGACTGGGTAGACGACGGGGACGAGGCCGTCCCGGACGGCGAGAGCTACGACGGTCTGTTCGACTGGGGAACGACGTACGATTCGATCAACTATCAGATAACGGGTGGACTCGCAGACTGGGCGGGACAGCCCGAATCCTTCGGCGGACTCGGAACGATCGCGGTATCGCCGGAGGTCATCCTCTCGAACCATCTGGTTGCGGCACAAAAAGAGTGGAAACCGTACTCGTCGCGCCACTACGTCACGGCCTACCGGATCTCGATGCGTACGTGTGCCGAGATGATCGCTCGGGAGACGAACGCCACCGTCGCGACCGGCGGACGGGACACCGCGTACGTCACCGCCGACGCACTTACGCGCTCGTCGGCGGATCTTCCACACACCGACGAACAGCCCGTTCGTGCCAGCGACACCGGAGCCGATAGCGCAACCGAGGTGCGTCGTACTCACGACGTCGTCCGACCCGGTCCGACGGGGCCCTCGCGTGTCGGAGCGAACGCGGTTGACACGACACACTCCCTCTTCGTCCACTTCGCAGGCGTCCGTCGTGCCACGGACGGAACCGTACGCGTCACGGATCCGAACGGGTCCGTCGTTCGGGAGATCGATCTCGCCGCAAAAGCGGACCCGATCGATTCGACGGCGCGAAAACACGACCTCGAGGACGTGTTCGTCCGCCGACCGCAGGCAGGCCGATGGGACATCGAGGTCGACTGTGACGTCGACGTTCACGTCGGGACGACGATGATCGACGTCGACGGCGACGTCCCCGACCCGGAAGCCGTACTCGGGTACGAACAGCGCGAGTACACCGTCAACCCGATGCAGTTCTTTGCCGACCTCGAGCCCTTCCTCGAAGACGGTGACGTGACCGGGATGAACGTCTTTCAGATCGTCGCCGGCCGACTGTTCTGGGGCGACGCGACGGCGTGTCGATACGACACGCTCGTCATTTCGCACGACGTCTGTCTCGATCACCCGGCGTACGTCAGCGCGATCGAAGCCTTCGTCGAACTCGGCGGCGATCTCGTGCTCACCGACGCGGGCGTGAACGTGCTCGGCGAACTCGACGTCGGCGACGCCGCGTCGATCGAACCTGACGACGTTCACGACGTCGAGATGCTGTTCGCCGTCCTCGAGGACAGGGACCTCGACCATCCGTTACTCGCCGGAATCAGACCCCGACAACAGGAAATCTGGAAGGGGTCACAGCTCGGTTACACGACGGGGATCGACCAGCCGGCGACGATAGTCGACCACGACGCGTTCACGGCGGCCGGCGGCTCCGTCGCGGGCTCCCTGTTGGGCTGGACGTTCGACGACGGCGAACCCGTCCCCACCGGATCCGGCGTCGGCGCCGGAACGCTCTCCGCGGGTGATTCCGAAATCACCGTGCTCGGCTCGGCGCTTCCGCCCGCCCAACAGACCGAACTCCACCCCTTCGGGATGGCCGACTACGCCCTCTCCTGTATGGGCCACACGCTCGTGTGCAACGCACTCGGCTTCGAACAGCGGCGCTCCGACGCCGACGGCGAACTCGTTCGAACCGACGGCGAGAGTCGATAG
- a CDS encoding non-histone chromosomal MC1 family protein translates to MVREDGKRNFALRESGGDESSVFSGNTPRQAALKAARRLEPGSSEESAERIELKLREKGTDKVHIYDGWAWEETAPSDKPSWMPDEITEANVSKKGIEHLDE, encoded by the coding sequence ATGGTACGCGAAGACGGTAAACGAAACTTTGCACTGCGCGAATCGGGCGGTGACGAATCGAGCGTCTTCTCGGGCAACACGCCCCGGCAGGCGGCGCTCAAGGCGGCCCGACGGCTCGAGCCCGGCTCGAGCGAGGAGTCGGCGGAACGCATCGAGCTCAAATTGCGCGAGAAGGGGACGGACAAGGTACACATCTACGACGGCTGGGCTTGGGAGGAGACGGCGCCGAGCGACAAGCCGAGCTGGATGCCCGACGAAATTACGGAAGCGAACGTCTCGAAGAAAGGAATCGAACACCTGGACGAATAA
- the pheA gene encoding prephenate dehydratase: MAAVTLGPEGTYSHRATSAIADDDEIDFRQSVTAIVDAVASGEYDRGVIPIENSIEGSVTESLDALADYDVAVVREIVTPIRHALFAQGPAFETIASHSQALAQCRTYLEREYPEATLEAVASTAKGVEFAREDPSVAGIGHPALGGDGLELLAEDIQDQDSNATRFFAIAPAEERSKGGGKTSLVVYPNANYPGLLLELLEPFADRDINLTRVESRPSGRRLGDYVFHVDFEAGLYESRTSEAVEDLEALAENGWVRRLGSYDTEHVVE; the protein is encoded by the coding sequence ATGGCTGCAGTCACGCTCGGCCCCGAAGGCACCTATTCTCACAGAGCGACGAGTGCGATCGCCGACGACGACGAGATCGACTTCCGACAGTCGGTCACGGCGATCGTCGACGCCGTCGCCAGCGGCGAGTACGATCGCGGTGTCATCCCGATCGAAAACAGCATCGAAGGCAGCGTCACGGAGAGCCTCGACGCGCTCGCCGACTACGACGTCGCCGTCGTCCGCGAAATCGTCACGCCGATCAGACACGCGCTGTTCGCCCAGGGGCCGGCGTTCGAGACGATCGCCAGCCATTCGCAGGCGCTGGCGCAGTGTCGAACGTACCTCGAGCGCGAGTACCCCGAGGCGACCCTCGAAGCCGTCGCGAGCACGGCCAAAGGTGTCGAATTCGCCCGCGAAGACCCCTCGGTCGCGGGGATCGGCCATCCGGCCCTCGGCGGCGACGGCCTCGAACTCCTCGCCGAGGACATCCAGGATCAGGACTCGAACGCGACGCGCTTCTTCGCGATCGCACCGGCCGAAGAGCGCTCGAAGGGAGGCGGAAAGACCTCGCTGGTGGTGTATCCGAACGCGAACTATCCCGGACTCCTCCTCGAGTTGCTCGAGCCCTTCGCGGATCGCGACATCAACCTGACCCGCGTCGAGTCGCGGCCGAGCGGCAGGCGGCTGGGTGATTACGTGTTCCACGTCGACTTCGAGGCCGGTCTCTACGAGTCGCGAACGAGCGAGGCGGTCGAAGACCTCGAGGCGCTCGCGGAAAACGGCTGGGTTCGGCGCCTCGGCTCGTACGATACCGAACACGTCGTCGAGTAG
- a CDS encoding peroxiredoxin — MPLAAGDDAPTVTAHNQDGDALTLTFEEPTVLYFYPRDETPGCTVEANQFQRERETYREAGVDVYGVSTDDVESHRSFCDAEGLEFDLLADPDAQLAEAFGVDLRDGTAARTTFLLADGEVSAVYESVTPDGHARDVLLDALEDGLVTLPE, encoded by the coding sequence ATGCCACTCGCTGCAGGCGACGACGCCCCGACCGTGACCGCGCACAACCAGGACGGGGACGCGCTCACCCTCACGTTCGAGGAACCGACGGTCCTCTACTTCTATCCGCGAGACGAGACACCGGGCTGTACGGTCGAGGCGAACCAGTTTCAGCGCGAACGCGAGACCTATCGAGAGGCGGGCGTCGACGTCTACGGCGTCTCGACGGACGACGTCGAGTCTCATCGATCGTTCTGCGACGCCGAGGGCCTCGAGTTCGACTTGCTCGCGGATCCCGACGCACAGCTCGCGGAGGCCTTCGGCGTCGACCTCCGGGACGGCACGGCCGCGCGGACGACGTTCCTGCTCGCCGACGGTGAGGTGTCGGCCGTCTACGAGAGCGTAACCCCCGACGGCCACGCCCGCGACGTCCTGCTCGATGCGCTCGAGGACGGGCTCGTAACCCTCCCCGAATAG
- a CDS encoding Hsp20/alpha crystallin family protein, which yields MRRNPFDDIEELLDRLSRQVEEGMTAGGLQVPGSVPVDVADTNEEYVVTADLPGYETDDIDLTLSEGTLRLEANRTDEDTHAERRYLRRERTKTSASRRIRLPEPVDEAAVAAGFENGVLTVRLPKVSSGEDSRQIDIE from the coding sequence ATGCGACGAAATCCGTTCGACGATATCGAGGAGTTGCTCGACCGCCTCAGTCGACAGGTCGAGGAGGGAATGACAGCCGGCGGCCTGCAGGTCCCGGGATCGGTCCCGGTCGACGTCGCCGACACGAACGAGGAGTACGTCGTCACGGCCGACCTGCCCGGCTACGAAACCGACGATATCGATCTGACGCTCTCGGAGGGGACGCTGCGCCTCGAGGCGAACCGGACGGACGAAGACACGCACGCCGAGCGGCGGTACCTTCGTCGCGAACGGACGAAGACGTCGGCGAGTCGGCGGATCCGCCTGCCCGAACCGGTCGACGAAGCCGCGGTGGCCGCCGGATTCGAGAACGGCGTGTTGACGGTTCGGTTGCCGAAGGTCTCGAGCGGCGAAGACTCTCGACAGATCGACATCGAGTAG
- a CDS encoding SDR family NAD(P)-dependent oxidoreductase yields the protein MVADSTVFVTGASQGLGREIAVAFADRGANVVLAARSDGIYETEALVDAPDRTLALETDVTDSESVADAMDETVETFGGLDCLVNNAGIAGPTAPIEATTDDEWLETLDVNVVGVARVTRRAAPHLRESDRGSVVNISSIGGKRPYANRTPYAASKMGVIGLTRALAAEFGDDGVTVNAICPGPVEGDRIRNVFERQAEQNDVAPADVEAEVREALTLDELVPPAEVAELCVHLASSESRHVTGQDINVSSGGAWY from the coding sequence ATGGTAGCAGATTCCACCGTCTTCGTGACGGGCGCCAGCCAAGGACTCGGCCGCGAAATAGCCGTCGCGTTCGCCGACCGCGGTGCGAACGTCGTCCTCGCGGCCCGAAGCGACGGCATCTACGAAACGGAAGCGCTCGTCGACGCGCCCGACCGAACGCTCGCCCTCGAGACTGACGTGACCGATTCCGAGTCGGTCGCCGATGCGATGGACGAGACGGTCGAGACCTTCGGCGGACTCGACTGTCTCGTGAACAACGCGGGGATCGCGGGCCCCACCGCGCCGATCGAGGCGACGACCGACGACGAGTGGCTCGAGACGCTCGACGTCAACGTCGTCGGCGTCGCTCGCGTGACGAGACGGGCCGCCCCGCACCTCCGCGAGTCGGATCGAGGGAGCGTCGTCAACATCTCCTCGATCGGGGGTAAACGGCCGTACGCCAACCGGACGCCCTATGCCGCCTCGAAGATGGGCGTCATCGGACTGACCCGCGCGCTGGCCGCCGAGTTCGGTGACGACGGCGTGACGGTCAACGCGATCTGTCCCGGCCCCGTCGAGGGCGATCGCATTCGGAACGTCTTCGAACGACAGGCCGAGCAAAACGACGTCGCCCCAGCGGACGTCGAAGCAGAGGTTCGCGAGGCCCTCACGCTCGACGAACTGGTCCCGCCGGCGGAAGTCGCCGAACTGTGCGTCCACCTCGCGAGTTCGGAATCGCGCCATGTCACGGGCCAGGACATCAACGTCTCCTCTGGCGGGGCGTGGTACTAG
- the leuS gene encoding leucine--tRNA ligase, translated as MSDAGYDHATVERRWQEAWDDANVYRTPDDVDDPTYVLGMYPYPSGKLHMGHVRNYTITDAYARYRRMRGDEVLHPMGWDAFGLPAENAAKERDTNPRDWTFDCIETMRDQMTAMGFGYDWDREIATCTPEYYQWNQWLFERFHEEGLVERRDAEVNWCPNCETVLADEQVEGEDELCWRCDTPVEQRVLEQWFLKITEYADELLEAIDDLEGWPNSVRQMQRNWIGRQYGTELEFEVSEAPRASNERREGSEPREYGSVEAFTTRVDTIYGATFFALAPDHPISEELADRDDAVSEFVEHEADPEGDEPNGVETGLTATNPVTGEEIPVYVADFVLSDVGTGALMAVPAHDERDHAFAEKKGIEIRPVIAPEPDGDEAPTAPDVSEEAFTDDGVLIDSGEYSGLDSETARERLTEDIESAAEATQYQLRDWGISRQRYWGTPIPVVHCDDCGPVMVPKSELPVELPEFINTTGNPLDAAEEWKQTTCPDCGGDAVRETDTMDTFVDSSWYFLRYVSPDADDAPFDRERANDWMPVDQYVGGIEHAVMHLLYSRFFTKVLADYEDLDHREPFTNLLAQGMVQLEGEKMSKSKGNVVSPQRIVDEYGADTARLFMMQAAQPERDFDWSEEGVRSTNAFLTRLKGMVEAYRETEPDGDDDAVASYVASEIDATIAIATGEYDELTFNRALRETQDLTRTLRQYADYTEPHADTYARGLSAVVRLLAPVAPHLAEELYDELGRDGFVAEADWPTAEVDRDRVAKRRRLVQNTREDIRDIVEVAGIEDPDAIDVVVAPDWKYDALEIAIESDADNLIGELMGESHIREHGDDAASYGQDLQAEREALTMTLESDDEYATLESAAWLIEREFDAPVHVVSADEASDDLLTNAEPGRPAIEIDD; from the coding sequence ATGAGCGACGCGGGATACGACCACGCGACGGTCGAACGACGCTGGCAAGAGGCGTGGGACGACGCGAACGTCTACCGGACGCCCGACGACGTCGACGATCCGACGTACGTCCTGGGGATGTACCCGTACCCGTCCGGCAAGCTCCACATGGGTCACGTCCGCAATTACACGATTACGGACGCGTACGCTCGCTATCGCCGGATGCGCGGCGATGAGGTCCTCCACCCGATGGGGTGGGACGCGTTCGGCCTCCCGGCCGAGAACGCGGCGAAAGAGCGCGACACCAATCCCCGCGACTGGACGTTCGACTGCATCGAGACGATGCGCGACCAGATGACCGCGATGGGCTTTGGCTACGACTGGGACCGGGAAATCGCGACCTGCACGCCGGAGTACTATCAGTGGAACCAGTGGCTGTTCGAACGGTTCCACGAGGAGGGCCTGGTCGAACGCCGCGATGCCGAAGTCAACTGGTGTCCCAACTGCGAGACCGTCCTCGCCGACGAGCAAGTCGAAGGCGAGGACGAACTCTGCTGGCGCTGTGACACCCCCGTCGAGCAACGCGTCCTAGAGCAGTGGTTCCTGAAGATCACCGAGTACGCCGACGAACTGCTGGAAGCGATCGACGACCTCGAGGGGTGGCCGAACTCGGTTCGGCAGATGCAGCGCAACTGGATCGGCCGCCAGTACGGGACGGAACTCGAGTTCGAAGTGAGCGAGGCACCACGCGCCTCGAACGAACGCCGCGAGGGGAGTGAGCCGCGGGAGTACGGATCGGTGGAGGCCTTCACGACCCGCGTCGACACGATATACGGAGCGACGTTCTTCGCGCTCGCACCGGATCACCCGATCAGCGAGGAGTTGGCCGACCGTGACGACGCGGTCTCCGAGTTCGTCGAACACGAGGCGGATCCGGAGGGCGACGAACCGAACGGCGTCGAGACGGGCCTGACCGCGACGAATCCGGTCACCGGGGAAGAGATCCCCGTCTACGTCGCCGACTTCGTCCTCTCGGACGTCGGGACGGGCGCGCTGATGGCGGTCCCGGCCCACGACGAGCGCGACCACGCCTTCGCCGAGAAGAAGGGAATCGAGATCAGGCCCGTCATCGCCCCCGAACCCGACGGCGACGAGGCGCCGACTGCACCCGACGTGAGCGAGGAGGCGTTCACCGACGACGGCGTCCTGATCGACTCCGGGGAGTACAGCGGGCTCGACAGCGAGACGGCCCGCGAACGCCTGACCGAGGACATCGAGAGCGCCGCGGAGGCCACCCAGTACCAACTGCGCGACTGGGGCATCTCCCGGCAGCGCTACTGGGGGACGCCGATTCCGGTCGTCCACTGCGACGACTGCGGCCCCGTCATGGTTCCCAAATCCGAGTTACCGGTCGAACTCCCCGAGTTCATCAACACGACCGGGAATCCGCTGGACGCCGCCGAGGAGTGGAAGCAAACGACCTGTCCCGACTGCGGCGGCGACGCCGTTCGCGAGACGGACACGATGGACACGTTCGTCGACTCGTCGTGGTACTTCCTGCGGTACGTCTCGCCGGACGCGGACGACGCTCCCTTCGACCGCGAGCGGGCCAACGACTGGATGCCCGTCGACCAGTACGTCGGCGGCATCGAACACGCCGTGATGCACCTGCTTTACTCGCGATTCTTCACGAAGGTGCTGGCCGACTACGAAGACCTGGACCACCGCGAACCGTTCACGAACCTGCTCGCGCAGGGAATGGTTCAACTCGAGGGCGAAAAGATGTCCAAATCGAAGGGGAACGTCGTCTCGCCCCAGCGGATCGTCGACGAGTACGGGGCGGATACCGCCCGCCTGTTCATGATGCAAGCCGCCCAGCCGGAGCGCGACTTCGACTGGAGCGAGGAGGGTGTCAGATCGACGAACGCCTTCTTGACTCGGCTCAAGGGGATGGTCGAAGCGTACCGTGAGACGGAACCGGACGGCGACGACGACGCGGTCGCGAGTTACGTCGCCAGCGAGATCGATGCGACGATCGCCATCGCGACCGGCGAGTACGACGAATTGACGTTCAACAGGGCGCTTCGCGAAACACAGGATCTGACCCGAACGCTGCGCCAGTACGCCGACTACACCGAGCCCCACGCCGACACGTACGCGCGCGGGCTGTCGGCGGTCGTCCGCCTGCTCGCGCCGGTCGCACCGCATCTGGCCGAAGAGCTGTACGACGAACTCGGACGGGACGGGTTCGTGGCCGAGGCCGACTGGCCGACGGCCGAGGTCGACCGCGACCGGGTCGCAAAGCGGCGCCGACTGGTCCAGAACACCCGCGAGGACATCCGCGACATCGTCGAGGTCGCGGGCATCGAGGACCCGGACGCGATCGACGTCGTCGTCGCCCCCGACTGGAAGTACGACGCCCTCGAAATCGCCATCGAAAGCGACGCCGACAACCTGATCGGCGAACTCATGGGCGAATCCCACATCCGCGAACACGGCGACGACGCAGCCAGCTACGGGCAGGACCTCCAGGCCGAGCGCGAGGCCCTGACGATGACGCTCGAGTCGGACGACGAGTACGCGACCCTCGAGTCGGCCGCGTGGTTGATCGAACGCGAGTTCGACGCACCGGTTCACGTCGTCAGCGCCGACGAAGCGAGCGACGACCTTCTCACGAACGCAGAACCCGGTCGCCCGGCGATCGAAATCGACGACTGA